A single genomic interval of Lewinellaceae bacterium harbors:
- a CDS encoding serine hydrolase has protein sequence MIRLNAWRYAIILSLGILTQLSAQIETGTYKGHLQIPSGTLDVVLLVEKPTDWKITFQVPQQTAQGFPASDLAISSDSITFKVSGIPGNVHYAGRIESPTSISGTFYQGPAALPLSLTLEGTKASQIDTTGWHHFIDSVRNLFEVPGIGVAIYYDGKVLLSDGFGFQDQEKKIPATAQTIFGIGSTTKAFTAMGNAMLVDDGKLEWTKPVHEYLPDFAMHDAFASQEMTPEDLLCHRSGLPRHDLLWYGSNWTRKELFDRLKFLEPNEPFRTTFQYQNLMFMTAGILTEHLSGMSWEDFTRSRILTPLDMQATSFSTSEMTGNNRASKPYRWTKSGVIEIPYRNIDAIGPAGSINSTAEDMVKWVAFNLNKGKVGDHQLLDPSLIEYIQKPHMSGAGIFAKPGTSEGFYGLGWSILYYHNLKIVSHGGNIDGFTAHVHLVPEKGFGMVVLANMNGTPLSAALSFAFMDKVLGVDGTNWIQTGHERWLQVTDRGPKEEDKEKEEKEKEEAKPFIPVRPLSAYAGTFEHPAYGKFTVTLDRDTLRASFNFMKLSLSAVDVDLFQGIVPELGDEGFKIKFDAGMSNYIDRIQVPLEPAVDPIVFERIASDLWKRSDYLKQFVGNYDVNGLKIVIKLEGDQLKMTPAGQPTFALQPILENQFKVPDLPGFSVSFKGTDHDVIVLHQPNGEFEGKRSKE, from the coding sequence ATGATTCGCTTGAATGCATGGCGCTATGCAATTATCCTGAGCCTCGGGATATTAACACAGCTCTCCGCCCAAATTGAGACAGGTACATATAAAGGCCATCTCCAGATACCTAGTGGCACCCTGGATGTCGTCCTTCTCGTAGAAAAGCCAACCGACTGGAAGATAACTTTTCAAGTGCCCCAACAGACGGCACAGGGATTTCCCGCTTCAGATCTGGCCATTTCTTCCGATTCGATAACATTTAAGGTCTCTGGTATACCGGGCAATGTCCACTATGCTGGCAGAATTGAATCACCCACTTCAATTTCCGGCACTTTTTACCAGGGGCCTGCTGCCTTACCGCTGAGTTTAACCCTGGAAGGCACTAAAGCCAGCCAAATTGATACGACCGGATGGCATCATTTCATCGATTCTGTCCGTAACCTCTTTGAAGTTCCGGGTATTGGCGTGGCTATCTATTACGATGGAAAAGTTTTACTATCGGACGGATTTGGGTTCCAGGATCAGGAAAAAAAGATTCCAGCTACTGCCCAGACCATTTTTGGGATCGGTTCGACCACAAAGGCCTTTACAGCAATGGGCAATGCCATGCTGGTTGATGATGGTAAGCTGGAGTGGACGAAACCGGTGCATGAATACCTGCCGGATTTTGCAATGCATGATGCATTTGCCAGTCAGGAAATGACTCCCGAAGATTTATTGTGCCACCGGTCAGGACTACCCCGGCATGATTTACTTTGGTATGGAAGTAATTGGACGCGGAAAGAGCTTTTCGACCGATTGAAGTTCCTGGAACCAAATGAACCCTTCCGTACAACTTTTCAGTACCAAAATCTGATGTTCATGACTGCCGGAATCCTGACGGAACATCTATCCGGCATGAGTTGGGAAGACTTCACCCGTTCCCGGATTCTAACCCCGCTGGATATGCAGGCGACGAGTTTCTCCACCTCAGAAATGACCGGAAACAACCGTGCCAGTAAACCATACCGGTGGACCAAATCCGGTGTGATCGAGATTCCCTATCGCAATATCGACGCCATCGGCCCGGCAGGTTCTATCAATAGCACGGCGGAAGACATGGTCAAGTGGGTTGCTTTTAATCTCAATAAAGGTAAAGTCGGCGATCACCAATTACTGGATCCATCCCTGATTGAATACATCCAGAAGCCACATATGTCCGGTGCTGGTATTTTCGCCAAACCTGGCACTTCGGAAGGCTTTTATGGGCTGGGATGGTCGATCCTGTATTACCACAACCTAAAGATCGTATCCCACGGAGGAAATATCGACGGCTTTACGGCTCATGTTCACCTGGTTCCTGAAAAGGGCTTTGGAATGGTTGTACTGGCCAATATGAATGGCACGCCCCTTTCTGCGGCATTAAGTTTTGCGTTTATGGATAAGGTGCTGGGCGTCGATGGTACAAACTGGATCCAGACAGGCCATGAAAGGTGGCTTCAGGTGACGGACCGGGGACCTAAAGAAGAGGACAAAGAAAAGGAAGAAAAGGAAAAGGAAGAAGCAAAGCCTTTCATACCGGTCCGTCCACTTAGCGCCTACGCAGGCACATTTGAACACCCAGCTTACGGGAAATTCACCGTAACCCTTGACCGCGATACATTACGAGCCTCCTTCAATTTTATGAAACTGTCTTTATCTGCGGTTGACGTAGATTTATTCCAAGGTATCGTGCCAGAACTGGGAGATGAGGGCTTCAAAATCAAGTTTGATGCCGGGATGAGCAATTACATTGACCGCATTCAGGTTCCTTTAGAACCAGCGGTAGATCCAATTGTGTTTGAACGGATAGCCTCCGACCTTTGGAAACGTTCAGACTATCTCAAACAATTTGTCGGCAATTACGATGTCAATGGTCTGAAAATTGTCATTAAGCTGGAAGGTGACCAGCTCAAAATGACACCTGCGGGGCAACCTACTTTTGCTTTGCAACCAATCCTTGAGAATCAATTTAAAGTCCCGGATCTGCCAGGATTCTCGGTATCATTCAAAGGGACCGATCATGATGTAATCGTACTACATCAGCCCAACGGTGAGTTTGAAGGAAAGCGGAGTAAGGAATGA
- a CDS encoding RNA polymerase sigma factor, which translates to MPTDQEIIDGLVKKNDVMVRTFIRMHQNYVYTLCIRLLGDEMKAEEATQDTFLQVFRNIEKFDGRSRITTWMYTIAHNICINQLRKSKKSVFSPLENAEIAMKPAEEKTDQKVLAQEQKERLENCLQQLPPDLREVLTLFYFKELSIKEIGSINGDTEANIKVKLHRGRKQLKTLLESSVHGQIDLLYG; encoded by the coding sequence ATGCCGACAGATCAGGAGATTATCGATGGACTCGTGAAGAAAAACGATGTTATGGTGCGTACATTCATTCGCATGCACCAGAACTATGTTTATACGTTGTGTATAAGGTTACTGGGTGATGAAATGAAAGCTGAGGAAGCAACACAGGATACCTTTTTGCAGGTATTCCGGAATATTGAAAAGTTTGACGGGAGATCACGAATTACAACCTGGATGTACACGATCGCCCATAACATCTGTATTAATCAATTGCGCAAGTCCAAAAAGTCCGTATTCAGTCCACTTGAAAATGCAGAAATAGCCATGAAACCGGCTGAAGAGAAAACGGATCAGAAAGTGCTGGCACAGGAACAAAAAGAGCGCCTGGAAAACTGTCTGCAGCAGCTGCCTCCGGATCTGAGGGAAGTATTGACGTTGTTTTATTTCAAAGAGCTGTCCATCAAGGAGATTGGATCCATCAATGGAGATACAGAAGCAAACATCAAAGTGAAACTACACCGCGGAAGAAAACAGTTAAAAACGTTGTTAGAGTCATCAGTTCATGGTCAAATTGATTTGCTATATGGATGA